One Azospirillum sp. B510 genomic window carries:
- a CDS encoding PepSY-associated TM helix domain-containing protein — MTQIPQGGAIGSALYRALWRWHFFAGLICAPIVILLAVTGAIYLFKDEINDGLHRDLRIVAPQAAERLAPSALVAKALEAHPGTLKGYTPPAAADRAAEVKIVGDDGLKDTIFVDPYSGRVLGSLWDGGAAGSPSMYVVRKLHSLQYAGWFAERVVEGVAGWMVLMAASGIYLWWPRDQKGGQKGGVLTVRGRPGKRMFWRDLHAVTGVFVSLFIVFLAMTGLPWSGYWGKTFYRAAYAVGMGMPDGYWDKYPVSAVPLKDTIDHAPWIVENQPTPLSTASAGVPAKLDDVVRTVEGLGMAPGYAVVIPTKPDGVFTASVYPDDITRERVVHLDQYSGQVLFDMRLKDLGLFGRLAEWGISIHMGQAFGLANQLVLLAALTAMVGLVVSGLVMWWKRRPAGTLGAPRLPAGVGVPKGLIVIAIAGGLFFPMVGISMIVFAVFEAASQGARALRTA, encoded by the coding sequence ATGACGCAAATTCCGCAAGGCGGAGCCATCGGCTCCGCGCTTTACCGCGCGCTTTGGCGCTGGCATTTCTTCGCCGGCCTGATCTGCGCCCCCATCGTCATCCTGCTGGCGGTGACGGGGGCGATCTATCTGTTCAAGGATGAGATCAACGACGGGCTGCATCGCGACCTCCGCATCGTCGCCCCCCAAGCGGCGGAACGGCTGGCGCCGTCCGCCCTGGTCGCCAAGGCGCTGGAGGCCCATCCCGGCACGCTCAAGGGCTATACCCCACCCGCCGCCGCCGACCGCGCCGCCGAGGTGAAGATCGTCGGGGACGACGGTCTGAAGGACACGATCTTCGTCGATCCCTACAGCGGCCGGGTGCTGGGCAGCCTGTGGGACGGCGGCGCCGCCGGATCACCCTCCATGTATGTGGTGCGCAAGCTGCACAGCCTGCAATATGCCGGCTGGTTCGCCGAGCGCGTCGTCGAGGGCGTCGCCGGCTGGATGGTTCTGATGGCCGCCTCCGGCATCTATCTGTGGTGGCCCCGTGATCAGAAGGGTGGCCAGAAGGGTGGTGTCCTCACCGTGCGCGGGCGGCCGGGCAAGCGGATGTTCTGGCGCGACCTGCATGCCGTGACCGGCGTCTTCGTCAGCCTGTTCATCGTCTTCCTGGCGATGACCGGCCTGCCCTGGTCGGGCTACTGGGGCAAGACATTCTACCGCGCCGCCTACGCGGTCGGCATGGGCATGCCGGACGGCTATTGGGACAAATACCCGGTGTCCGCCGTGCCGCTGAAGGACACCATCGACCATGCCCCCTGGATCGTCGAAAACCAGCCGACGCCGCTCTCCACCGCCTCGGCCGGCGTTCCGGCGAAGCTCGACGACGTGGTGCGGACGGTGGAGGGGCTGGGCATGGCCCCCGGCTATGCCGTCGTCATCCCGACCAAGCCGGACGGCGTCTTCACGGCATCCGTCTATCCCGACGACATCACCAGGGAACGGGTGGTCCATCTCGACCAGTACAGCGGCCAAGTGCTGTTCGACATGCGGCTGAAGGATCTGGGCCTGTTCGGCCGGCTGGCGGAATGGGGGATCAGCATCCATATGGGCCAGGCCTTCGGGCTGGCGAACCAGCTGGTGCTGCTCGCCGCCCTGACGGCGATGGTCGGGCTGGTGGTGTCGGGCCTCGTGATGTGGTGGAAGCGCCGCCCGGCCGGCACGCTGGGCGCGCCGCGCCTGCCGGCCGGGGTCGGCGTGCCGAAGGGGCTGATCGTCATCGCCATCGCCGGTGGCCTGTTCTTCCCGATGGTGGGGATTTCGATGATCGTCTTCGCCGTCTTCGAGGCCGCCAGCCAGGGCGCCCGCGCGCTTCGGACGGCCTGA
- a CDS encoding divalent-cation tolerance protein CutA, whose translation MPEIRGDDLVLAHITAGSKREALRIGRLLVEERLAARLA comes from the coding sequence ATGCCGGAAATCCGCGGCGACGATCTCGTCCTCGCCCACATCACCGCCGGCTCGAAGCGGGAGGCGCTGCGCATCGGCCGCCTTCTGGTGGAGGAGCGGCTGGCCGCCCGCCTTGCGTGA
- a CDS encoding ATP-binding response regulator — protein MRLIHRLQSLEAERDAAREEAERANLAKSKFLAAASHDLRQPLQALFFLSAALARHVGDHSGRDLLSRLDQGLDTMKGLLDGLLEVSRLEAGVVTPVLDVFEVGELTDALDAAYGEQATAKGLIWRVESCEAVLRSDRGLLMRLLRNLVDNALRYTEAGAIRVRCRLDAGPDGERLAIEVQDTGIGIPPEHLDRIFEEFHQVGNPERDRLRGLGLGLAIVRRLSQLLDHPVEVRSVQGQGSAFRVLVPLAPARFLAGRAGGADRPPAIDRPRLAVLVDDDAVVLLGLQTVLTEWGFRVAAADSADRAMDRLEALDRVPDIVIADYRLREGRVGTEVIRRVRERYGAEVPALILTGETGAQTLADASAHGVAILHKPVTPRQLQAEVDRQLRITRDTDMAQAAQ, from the coding sequence ATGAGACTCATTCATCGCCTTCAGTCGCTGGAAGCGGAGCGCGATGCCGCCCGGGAGGAAGCCGAGCGCGCCAATCTCGCCAAGTCGAAATTCCTCGCCGCGGCCAGCCATGACCTGCGCCAGCCGCTCCAGGCCCTGTTCTTCCTGTCGGCGGCGCTGGCGCGCCATGTCGGCGACCACAGCGGGCGCGACCTGCTGTCCCGGCTCGACCAGGGGCTGGACACCATGAAGGGGCTGCTGGACGGATTGCTGGAGGTGTCGCGGCTGGAGGCCGGGGTGGTGACGCCGGTGCTGGACGTCTTCGAGGTCGGCGAGCTCACCGATGCGCTGGATGCCGCCTATGGCGAGCAGGCGACCGCCAAGGGGCTGATCTGGCGGGTGGAGAGCTGCGAGGCGGTGTTGCGCAGCGACCGCGGCCTGTTGATGCGGTTGCTGCGCAATCTGGTCGACAACGCGCTGCGCTACACCGAAGCCGGCGCCATCCGCGTCCGTTGCCGCCTGGATGCCGGGCCGGATGGTGAGCGGCTGGCCATCGAGGTGCAGGACACCGGCATCGGCATTCCGCCCGAACATCTCGACCGCATTTTCGAGGAATTCCATCAGGTCGGCAATCCGGAGCGCGACCGGCTGCGCGGGCTGGGGTTGGGGCTCGCCATCGTGCGGCGGCTGTCGCAACTGCTCGATCATCCGGTGGAGGTGCGGTCGGTGCAGGGGCAGGGCTCCGCCTTCCGTGTCCTGGTGCCGCTCGCGCCGGCCCGCTTCCTGGCGGGCCGGGCGGGAGGGGCGGACAGGCCGCCGGCCATCGACCGGCCGCGGCTGGCCGTGCTGGTCGATGACGACGCGGTGGTGCTGCTGGGGTTGCAGACGGTGTTGACCGAATGGGGATTCCGCGTCGCCGCCGCCGACAGCGCCGACCGGGCGATGGACCGGCTGGAGGCGCTGGACCGGGTGCCCGACATCGTCATCGCCGATTACCGGCTGCGCGAGGGGCGGGTCGGCACCGAGGTGATCCGCCGGGTCCGCGAGCGTTATGGCGCGGAGGTGCCCGCCCTGATCCTGACCGGCGAGACCGGCGCCCAGACATTGGCCGACGCCTCGGCCCATGGCGTCGCGATCCTGCACAAGCCGGTGACCCCGCGCCAGCTCCAGGCCGAAGTGGATCGCCAACTGCGGATCACCCGCGACACCGATATGGCGCAAGCGGCGCAATAG
- a CDS encoding alpha-2-macroglobulin family protein: MVRLLTLLWVLVVMAFAAAPVRADYTPPGALADATAYANGLLLKSPPQPKPQVIADLLKQARAARDRKDMAGAIQAYEKTITQGGGSPSVWLELSAAWQAATPPNKDRALQSAVMAGQFNPKDEERVAILWRIATLMDEAFGKPDEAVKALKAIRDLAPKLEAATLDVQAPKLEERIVAMRRKAGLALTNVAVNAEGSSPRVCFQFNDRLSGKEGVRFDDYIRIEPPTKIAIEARDANLCLSGVTHGAGYTVTLRQGLPGEDGVNLKADETQRVRVPDRPAMAAFRGSAYILPRKGADGIPVVSVNTDRLDISVYRIADRALVSNKYEGNIFNELTSYSADRLAQENGELVWSGSLEVKGERNRDTTAAIPFRQAVGDDPKAGLYVVTARPHDVEEADRWEGLATQWVLLSDIGLTSFRGADGLTVFARSFGTAKPLPGVDVALIARNNSELARARTDEFGRARFAPGLLKTGGNAPEMAMAYLGGDFAMQDLTGAAFDLSDRGVGGRPAPGPMDAFVYADRGVYRQGETVNLSILLRDDKTEAVNDFPLTVKVLRPSGTEYYSAALKGREAGGFFLPLTLTRTAPLGGWEVQVYSDPKGEPIGRGSFQVEDFVPVKLALDLTASAPILVPGQPFEVTAQGRFLYGPPAAGLDGTAEVALKTDPMPYPAFKDYRFGRVQDNPTERLDPLEFPTTDDQGVSHVAVTLPEVPDTSKPLRADIRVTLSEPGGRPVNKSLSVPVRPKTHALGLRPRFSDGRVGDGAEAAFDLVAVAPDGSAVAKPGIKWELVEERVSFVWFRRDGRYSYNATVRDVPLASGTVDVGADKPAVVALGKRDFGRYRLEVTDKAAGVASSYRFYSGWASGDETADIPDKLQLSTDKQSYKPGETARVRVAPPFAGELLVTVATDRIFDVRTISVPADGATVEIPVDAAWGPGAYVTATAYRPPVKGRERQPVRAMGVAWVGVDPSVRTLAVTLDAPQVIRPRGRLEVGVKVAAADGGAMEDTYVTLAAVDEGILRLTDFASPQPEKHYFGKRRLGLDIRDDYGRLIDPLDGPYGAMRQGGDSSGAGLPVVPFTVVSLFQGPVKVGADGTARIGFDVPDFNGELRLMAVAYSRGRVGSAAGPVTVRDPLVADAILPRFLAPGDDSRVTLSLHNVEAAAGTYDVAVTARDAVSVEGGTLSVPLAKGERKTLVVPLKGVAAGIGHVAVAVKGPENLALTHEYGITVRPARAVETQFVTRQIAPGESVRFDGAELATYLPGTTSWSASFTTAPPFDVGGILRALDRYPFGCLEQTVSRALPLLVVRDVELALGKDRKPDDGLESRVQQAVSRTLDKQRFDGAFGLWGAHDEADGWLTAYATEFLVRAKQKGEAVPDKPLTDALGWLRQRAIASASDPGDLAVRAYALHTLALAGVSLPGPARYLYDTALEKLPTPLAKGQLGAALARMGDQERAAGAFDSAVGHLAREEWHVDYGSTVRDAAALVALMTEVNMAGSRIPALIDRLPASATAANRTNTQEKAWSVLAADALLRGAPAKVEVTLGGARKDGARVDLTPTPAQLQAGIPVANSGKAAVWQAVSLSGVPVAPQPAAREGLRIKRNFFTRKGEVLNLDTIKQNDVFVVVLEGEANTKLFHQGMVTHALPAGWEIENAKLGGGTPEEMPWLGDLSFTRTTEARDDRYVAAVDLTEDQQSFKLAFIVRAITPGTYELPGATVEDMYKPRFFARQTTGRITVRPAE; the protein is encoded by the coding sequence ATGGTTCGGCTGCTGACGCTGCTCTGGGTCCTCGTGGTGATGGCGTTCGCGGCCGCTCCGGTGCGGGCCGACTACACGCCGCCGGGGGCGCTGGCCGACGCCACCGCCTACGCCAATGGCCTGCTGCTGAAATCGCCGCCGCAGCCCAAGCCGCAGGTGATCGCCGATCTGCTCAAGCAGGCGCGCGCCGCCCGCGACCGCAAGGACATGGCCGGCGCCATCCAGGCCTACGAGAAGACCATCACCCAGGGCGGCGGCTCGCCGTCGGTCTGGCTGGAGCTGAGCGCCGCCTGGCAGGCCGCCACCCCGCCCAACAAGGACCGCGCCCTGCAAAGCGCCGTCATGGCCGGGCAGTTCAACCCGAAGGACGAGGAGCGCGTCGCCATCCTCTGGCGCATCGCCACCCTGATGGACGAGGCGTTCGGCAAGCCGGACGAGGCGGTGAAGGCGTTGAAGGCGATTCGCGACCTGGCGCCGAAGCTGGAGGCGGCGACGCTGGATGTCCAGGCGCCGAAGCTGGAGGAACGCATCGTCGCCATGCGCCGCAAGGCCGGGCTGGCGCTGACCAATGTCGCCGTCAATGCCGAGGGCAGCAGCCCGCGCGTCTGTTTCCAGTTCAATGACCGCCTGAGCGGCAAGGAGGGGGTTCGTTTCGACGATTACATCCGCATCGAACCGCCGACCAAGATCGCCATCGAGGCGCGCGATGCCAACCTGTGCCTGAGCGGCGTCACCCATGGCGCCGGCTACACCGTCACCCTGCGCCAGGGGCTGCCCGGCGAGGACGGAGTGAACCTGAAGGCCGACGAGACCCAGCGCGTGCGCGTGCCCGACCGGCCCGCGATGGCGGCCTTCCGCGGCTCCGCCTACATCCTGCCGCGCAAGGGCGCCGACGGCATCCCGGTGGTCAGCGTCAACACCGACCGGCTGGACATCTCGGTCTATCGCATCGCCGACCGCGCGCTGGTGTCCAACAAGTATGAAGGCAACATCTTCAACGAGCTGACCAGCTATTCCGCCGACCGGCTGGCCCAGGAGAATGGCGAGCTGGTGTGGTCCGGCTCGCTGGAGGTGAAGGGGGAGCGCAACCGCGACACCACCGCCGCCATCCCGTTCCGCCAGGCGGTGGGTGACGATCCCAAGGCCGGCCTCTATGTCGTCACCGCCCGTCCGCACGACGTCGAGGAGGCCGACCGCTGGGAAGGTCTGGCGACCCAGTGGGTCCTGTTGTCCGATATCGGCCTGACCAGCTTCCGCGGCGCCGACGGGCTGACCGTCTTCGCCCGTTCCTTCGGCACCGCCAAGCCGCTGCCGGGGGTCGACGTGGCGCTGATCGCCCGCAACAATTCCGAACTGGCCCGCGCCAGGACCGACGAGTTCGGCCGCGCCCGCTTCGCCCCCGGCCTGCTGAAGACCGGCGGCAACGCGCCCGAGATGGCGATGGCCTATCTCGGCGGCGACTTCGCCATGCAGGATTTGACCGGCGCCGCCTTCGACCTCAGCGACCGCGGGGTCGGCGGGCGTCCGGCGCCGGGGCCGATGGACGCCTTCGTCTATGCCGACCGCGGCGTCTACCGCCAGGGCGAGACGGTGAACCTGTCGATCCTGCTGCGCGACGACAAGACCGAGGCGGTGAATGATTTCCCGCTGACGGTGAAGGTTCTGCGGCCCAGCGGCACCGAATATTACAGCGCCGCCCTGAAGGGCCGGGAGGCCGGCGGCTTCTTCCTGCCGCTGACCCTGACCCGCACCGCGCCGCTCGGCGGCTGGGAGGTGCAGGTCTACAGCGATCCGAAGGGCGAGCCGATCGGCCGCGGCTCCTTCCAGGTCGAGGATTTCGTGCCGGTCAAGCTGGCGCTCGACCTCACCGCCAGCGCGCCGATCCTGGTGCCGGGCCAGCCCTTCGAGGTGACGGCGCAGGGCCGCTTCCTCTACGGCCCGCCGGCCGCCGGGCTCGACGGCACCGCCGAGGTGGCGCTGAAGACCGACCCGATGCCCTATCCGGCCTTCAAGGACTATCGCTTCGGCCGGGTGCAGGACAATCCGACCGAGCGGCTCGACCCGCTCGAATTTCCGACCACCGACGATCAGGGCGTGTCGCATGTCGCCGTGACCCTGCCGGAGGTGCCGGACACCAGCAAGCCGCTGCGCGCCGACATCCGCGTCACCCTGTCCGAACCGGGCGGGCGTCCGGTCAACAAATCGCTGTCGGTCCCGGTGCGGCCGAAGACCCACGCCCTGGGCCTGCGTCCGCGCTTCTCCGACGGGCGCGTCGGGGACGGCGCCGAAGCCGCCTTCGACCTCGTCGCCGTGGCGCCGGACGGCAGCGCCGTCGCCAAGCCCGGCATCAAGTGGGAACTGGTCGAGGAGCGGGTCTCCTTCGTCTGGTTCCGCCGCGACGGTCGCTACAGCTACAACGCCACCGTGCGCGACGTGCCGCTGGCGTCGGGAACCGTCGATGTCGGCGCCGACAAGCCGGCGGTGGTGGCGCTGGGCAAGCGGGATTTCGGCCGCTACCGGCTGGAGGTGACCGACAAGGCGGCGGGTGTCGCCAGCTCCTACCGCTTCTATTCCGGCTGGGCGAGCGGCGACGAGACCGCCGACATCCCCGACAAGCTCCAGCTTTCCACCGACAAGCAGTCCTACAAGCCGGGCGAGACCGCGCGGGTCCGCGTCGCTCCGCCGTTTGCCGGCGAACTGCTGGTGACGGTGGCGACCGACCGCATCTTCGATGTGCGCACCATTTCGGTTCCGGCCGACGGGGCGACGGTGGAGATTCCTGTCGATGCCGCCTGGGGACCCGGCGCCTATGTCACCGCCACCGCCTACCGTCCGCCGGTCAAGGGGCGTGAGCGCCAGCCGGTGCGGGCGATGGGCGTCGCCTGGGTCGGCGTCGATCCGTCGGTGCGCACGCTGGCCGTCACGCTGGACGCGCCGCAGGTGATCCGTCCGCGCGGCCGGCTGGAGGTCGGGGTGAAGGTCGCCGCCGCCGATGGCGGGGCGATGGAGGACACCTATGTCACGCTGGCCGCGGTCGATGAGGGCATCCTGCGCCTGACCGACTTCGCCAGCCCGCAGCCGGAGAAGCATTATTTCGGCAAGCGCCGGCTCGGGCTCGACATCCGCGACGATTACGGCCGGCTGATCGACCCGCTCGACGGTCCCTATGGCGCCATGCGCCAGGGCGGCGATTCCAGCGGCGCCGGCCTGCCGGTGGTGCCCTTCACCGTGGTCTCGCTGTTCCAGGGACCGGTCAAGGTCGGCGCCGACGGCACCGCCCGCATCGGTTTCGACGTGCCGGACTTCAACGGCGAGCTGCGGCTGATGGCGGTGGCCTACAGCCGTGGCCGGGTCGGCTCCGCCGCCGGGCCGGTGACGGTGCGCGACCCGCTGGTCGCCGACGCCATCCTGCCACGCTTCCTGGCACCCGGCGACGACAGCCGGGTCACGCTGTCGCTGCACAATGTCGAGGCGGCGGCCGGCACCTATGACGTCGCGGTCACCGCCCGGGACGCGGTGTCGGTCGAGGGCGGCACCCTGTCGGTTCCGCTGGCGAAGGGCGAGCGCAAGACGCTGGTGGTGCCGCTGAAGGGGGTCGCCGCCGGCATCGGCCATGTCGCCGTCGCGGTGAAGGGGCCGGAAAACCTGGCGCTGACCCACGAGTACGGCATCACGGTGCGGCCGGCCCGCGCGGTGGAGACCCAGTTCGTCACCCGCCAGATCGCGCCCGGCGAGAGCGTGCGTTTCGATGGCGCCGAGCTGGCGACCTATCTGCCGGGCACTACCAGCTGGTCGGCCAGCTTCACCACGGCGCCGCCCTTCGATGTCGGCGGCATCCTGCGGGCGCTCGACCGCTACCCGTTCGGCTGCCTGGAGCAGACGGTCAGCCGCGCCCTGCCGCTGCTGGTGGTGCGCGACGTCGAGCTGGCGCTGGGCAAGGACCGCAAGCCGGATGACGGGCTGGAGAGCCGTGTCCAGCAGGCGGTCTCCCGCACGCTGGACAAGCAGCGCTTCGACGGCGCCTTCGGCCTGTGGGGCGCCCATGACGAGGCCGACGGCTGGCTGACCGCCTACGCCACCGAGTTCCTGGTCCGTGCCAAGCAGAAGGGCGAGGCGGTGCCGGACAAGCCGCTGACCGACGCGCTCGGCTGGCTGCGCCAGCGCGCCATCGCCAGCGCCTCGGATCCGGGGGATCTGGCGGTGCGCGCCTATGCCCTGCACACGCTGGCGCTGGCCGGGGTGTCGCTGCCGGGGCCGGCGCGCTACCTGTACGACACCGCGCTGGAGAAGCTGCCGACGCCGCTCGCCAAGGGGCAGCTCGGCGCGGCGCTGGCCCGCATGGGCGACCAGGAGCGGGCGGCGGGCGCCTTCGACAGCGCGGTCGGCCATCTGGCGCGCGAGGAATGGCATGTCGATTACGGCTCCACCGTCCGCGACGCCGCGGCTCTGGTGGCGCTGATGACCGAGGTCAACATGGCCGGCAGCCGCATCCCGGCGCTGATCGACCGCCTGCCGGCCTCGGCCACCGCCGCCAACCGCACCAACACCCAGGAGAAGGCGTGGTCGGTGCTGGCCGCCGACGCGCTGCTGCGTGGGGCGCCGGCCAAGGTCGAGGTGACGCTGGGCGGGGCCAGGAAGGACGGCGCGCGGGTCGACCTGACCCCGACGCCGGCCCAGCTCCAGGCCGGCATCCCGGTCGCCAATTCCGGCAAGGCGGCGGTGTGGCAGGCGGTGTCGCTGTCCGGCGTGCCGGTGGCGCCGCAGCCGGCGGCGCGCGAGGGGCTGCGCATCAAGCGCAACTTCTTCACCCGCAAGGGCGAGGTGCTGAATCTCGACACCATCAAGCAGAACGACGTCTTCGTCGTCGTGCTGGAGGGCGAGGCCAACACCAAGCTGTTCCATCAGGGCATGGTCACCCACGCGCTGCCGGCGGGCTGGGAGATCGAGAACGCCAAGCTCGGCGGCGGCACGCCGGAGGAGATGCCCTGGCTGGGCGACCTCAGCTTCACCCGGACGACCGAGGCGCGCGACGACCGCTATGTCGCCGCGGTGGACCTGACGGAGGACCAGCAGAGCTTCAAGCTGGCCTTCATCGTCCGCGCCATCACCCCCGGCACCTATGAACTGCCGGGCGCCACGGTGGAGGACATGTACAAGCCGCGCTTCTTCGCCCGCCAGACCACCGGGCGGATCACGGTCCGTCCGGCGGAGTGA
- a CDS encoding LysR family transcriptional regulator, whose translation MTLEQLRIFATVAEMLHFTRAAEALRLSQPAVSAAIAALEAEHGLRLFDRIGRRVELTAAGRLLHGQARAILAKVEEAGTMLFELSGLSRGLLRLAASQTVGSHWLPPRLLRFAAAHPGIRVDLSIGNTEQVAEAVRDGRAELGIVEGAVSDSALIGEPIEGDRLRLVVGAGHPWARLGRVGPDDIAAGRWILREPGSGTRALFEAAVDRMGLDPGGLEVAMTLPGGAVIRAALLAGVGASVLSDLIVAEDLAAGRIVALEGLELPARPFHLLRHRDRHRSLAERAFVGGALEAGAFPASP comes from the coding sequence GTGACGCTGGAGCAACTGCGCATCTTTGCCACCGTGGCGGAGATGCTGCATTTCACCCGCGCCGCCGAGGCGCTGCGCCTGTCGCAGCCGGCGGTCAGCGCCGCCATCGCCGCGCTGGAGGCGGAGCATGGCCTGCGCCTGTTCGACCGCATCGGCCGGCGGGTGGAGCTGACCGCCGCCGGCCGGCTGCTGCATGGGCAGGCCCGCGCCATCCTGGCCAAGGTCGAGGAGGCCGGGACGATGCTGTTCGAGCTGTCCGGCCTGTCGCGCGGCCTGCTGCGGCTGGCGGCGAGCCAGACGGTGGGCAGCCACTGGCTGCCGCCGCGGCTGCTGCGCTTCGCCGCGGCCCATCCCGGCATCCGGGTCGACCTGTCGATCGGCAACACCGAACAGGTGGCCGAGGCGGTGCGCGATGGCCGGGCCGAGCTGGGCATCGTCGAGGGGGCGGTGAGCGATTCGGCGCTGATCGGCGAGCCGATCGAGGGCGACCGGCTGCGGCTGGTGGTCGGCGCCGGGCATCCCTGGGCCCGCCTGGGGCGCGTCGGACCGGACGACATCGCGGCCGGTCGCTGGATTCTGCGCGAACCCGGTTCCGGCACCCGCGCGCTGTTCGAGGCGGCGGTGGACCGGATGGGGCTGGATCCGGGCGGGCTGGAGGTGGCGATGACCCTGCCCGGCGGTGCTGTGATCCGCGCGGCCCTGCTGGCCGGTGTCGGGGCCAGCGTGCTGTCCGACCTGATCGTCGCCGAGGATCTGGCCGCCGGGCGGATCGTCGCGCTGGAGGGGCTGGAACTGCCGGCCCGGCCCTTCCATCTGCTGCGCCACCGCGACCGCCACCGCAGCCTTGCCGAGCGGGCGTTCGTCGGCGGCGCCCTGGAAGCCGGCGCCTTTCCGGCTTCCCCCTGA
- the glp gene encoding molybdopterin molybdotransferase MoeA, whose amino-acid sequence MKDIEIMDDCSAHGPIPLSLDEAVARVAEGYGAVTGTEEVPLRQALGRVLAEEVVAPVNVPPADVSAMDGWAFAAAAGEGFRRLDIVGRVPAGSTFDRVVAAGQAVRIFTGAPIPAGIDTVAMQEDCRTDGDVVLVPSSLKRGTNVRPAGEDMTAGAVVLHPGQRLRAQEVGLAAAVGRSALTVRKRLTVVLFSTGDELREPGTPKPDHAIYDANRYTLAAQLDALGVEVRDLGILPDRPDATRAALAEAAGTADLIVTSGGVSVGEEDHVKAAVNALGSIDLWTLAIKPGKPLALGRVGDTPFLGLPGNPVSAMVTFLLVGRPLVLRLSGASGIATPRSLVVADFTFTKKPGRREFLRARLERGADGRPLAVKFPSNSSGVLTSMVEADGLVDMPAEATAVRPGDLVDFLPFTGLFA is encoded by the coding sequence ATGAAGGACATCGAGATCATGGACGATTGCTCCGCACACGGCCCCATCCCCCTGTCGCTCGACGAGGCGGTCGCGCGCGTCGCCGAGGGGTATGGCGCGGTGACCGGGACGGAGGAGGTGCCGCTGCGCCAGGCGCTGGGCCGCGTGCTGGCGGAGGAGGTGGTCGCTCCGGTCAATGTGCCGCCGGCCGACGTCTCCGCCATGGATGGCTGGGCCTTCGCCGCCGCCGCCGGTGAGGGGTTCCGGCGGCTGGACATCGTCGGGCGGGTGCCGGCCGGCTCCACCTTCGACCGGGTGGTCGCCGCCGGTCAGGCGGTGCGCATCTTCACCGGCGCGCCGATTCCGGCTGGCATCGACACCGTGGCGATGCAGGAGGATTGCCGGACCGACGGCGACGTCGTCCTCGTCCCTTCCTCGCTGAAGCGCGGAACCAACGTCCGTCCGGCGGGGGAGGACATGACCGCCGGTGCCGTGGTGCTGCATCCGGGCCAGCGGCTGCGCGCCCAGGAGGTCGGGCTGGCCGCGGCGGTCGGCCGCTCCGCCCTGACCGTGCGCAAGCGGCTGACGGTGGTGCTGTTCTCCACCGGCGACGAGCTGCGGGAGCCGGGGACGCCGAAGCCCGACCACGCCATCTATGACGCCAACCGCTACACGCTGGCGGCCCAGCTCGACGCGCTGGGGGTGGAGGTGCGCGACCTCGGCATCCTGCCCGACCGGCCCGACGCCACCCGCGCCGCCCTGGCCGAGGCGGCGGGCACCGCCGATCTGATCGTCACCAGCGGCGGCGTCTCGGTCGGCGAGGAGGACCATGTCAAGGCGGCGGTCAACGCGCTGGGCTCCATCGACCTGTGGACGCTGGCGATCAAGCCGGGCAAGCCGCTGGCGCTGGGCCGGGTCGGCGACACGCCCTTCCTCGGGCTGCCCGGCAACCCGGTGTCGGCGATGGTGACCTTCCTGCTAGTCGGCCGTCCGCTGGTGTTGCGCCTGTCGGGGGCGAGCGGCATCGCGACGCCGCGCAGTCTGGTGGTCGCCGATTTCACCTTCACCAAGAAGCCGGGGCGGCGCGAATTCCTGCGCGCCCGGCTGGAGCGCGGGGCCGACGGCCGCCCGCTGGCGGTGAAGTTTCCCAGCAACAGCTCCGGCGTGCTGACCTCGATGGTCGAGGCCGACGGGCTGGTCGACATGCCGGCGGAGGCGACGGCGGTGCGGCCGGGCGATCTGGTCGATTTCCTGCCCTTCACCGGGCTGTTCGCGTGA
- the cutA gene encoding divalent cation tolerance protein CutA: protein MRDPHSYDTPRVVELALGRGNPAYLDWLRAETA from the coding sequence TTGCGTGACCCGCACAGCTACGACACGCCCCGCGTGGTCGAGCTGGCGCTGGGGCGCGGCAACCCGGCCTATCTGGATTGGCTGCGGGCGGAGACGGCCTGA